In Vibrio bathopelagicus, the following are encoded in one genomic region:
- the rpoD gene encoding RNA polymerase sigma factor RpoD has product MDQNPQSQLKLLVIKGKEQGYLTYAEVNDHLPAEIVDSEQVEDIIQMINDMGIKVVETAPDADDLALNDDDANIDEDAAEAAAAALSSVESEIGRTTDPVRMYMREMGTVELLTREGEIDIAKRIEDGINTVQLSVAEYPGTIPYILEQFDRVLAEEIRLTDLINGFVDPDDDGTAAPTATHIGSELAKTDLEDEDKEEAEDDEEEEEEDTGIDPELALEKFTALRTSYQNRQLAINEYGHESPKATLATTMMQDVFKEFRLTPKQFDYLVNELRTSMDRVRTQERLIMRQTVEYGKMPKKSFIALFTGNESSEAWLDEVLASDKPYAEKIKRNEHDIRRSIQKLDMIEKETSLTVQSIKDISRRMSIGEAKARRAKKEMVEANLRLVISIAKKYTNRGLQFLDLIQEGNIGLMKAVDKFEYRRGYKFSTYATWWIRQAITRSIADQARTIRIPVHMIETINKLNRISRQMLQEMGREPLPEELAERMQMPEDKIRKVLKIAKEPISMETPIGDDEDSHLGDFIEDTTLELPLDSATATSLRGATKDVLAGLTPREAKVLRMRFGIDMNTDHTLEEVGKQFDVTRERIRQIEAKALRKLRHPSRSETLRSFLDE; this is encoded by the coding sequence ATGGATCAAAATCCGCAGTCACAGCTTAAATTACTTGTTATTAAAGGCAAGGAACAAGGCTATCTGACCTACGCCGAAGTAAACGACCACCTACCTGCAGAAATCGTGGATTCTGAACAGGTAGAAGACATCATTCAAATGATCAACGACATGGGTATCAAGGTAGTAGAAACTGCACCTGACGCTGATGATCTAGCTCTTAATGATGACGATGCTAATATAGATGAAGATGCAGCTGAAGCTGCTGCTGCTGCGCTTTCAAGCGTAGAAAGCGAGATTGGCCGTACTACTGACCCAGTTCGCATGTACATGCGTGAAATGGGTACGGTTGAGCTACTGACTCGTGAAGGCGAGATCGACATTGCGAAGCGCATTGAAGATGGTATCAATACCGTTCAACTATCTGTTGCTGAATACCCTGGTACCATTCCATACATCTTGGAACAGTTTGACCGCGTACTAGCTGAAGAAATTCGCTTAACAGACCTAATCAATGGCTTTGTTGACCCAGACGACGATGGCACAGCTGCGCCAACGGCGACTCACATCGGTTCAGAACTCGCTAAAACTGATCTAGAAGACGAAGACAAAGAAGAAGCAGAAGACGACGAGGAAGAAGAAGAGGAAGATACAGGTATTGATCCTGAGCTTGCTCTTGAGAAGTTCACAGCACTTCGCACTAGCTACCAAAACCGTCAACTAGCAATCAATGAATACGGCCACGAAAGCCCGAAAGCAACACTTGCAACGACAATGATGCAAGACGTATTCAAAGAGTTCCGTCTAACGCCAAAACAGTTTGATTACCTGGTAAACGAACTGCGCACTTCGATGGATCGAGTACGTACTCAAGAACGCCTAATCATGCGTCAAACGGTTGAGTACGGCAAAATGCCGAAGAAATCTTTCATTGCTCTATTTACGGGTAATGAATCTAGCGAAGCATGGTTGGACGAAGTATTAGCTTCAGACAAGCCATACGCAGAAAAGATCAAACGTAACGAGCACGACATCCGTCGCTCAATCCAGAAACTGGATATGATCGAGAAAGAGACGTCTCTTACTGTTCAAAGCATTAAAGATATCAGCCGTCGTATGTCTATCGGTGAAGCGAAAGCTCGTCGTGCGAAGAAAGAGATGGTTGAAGCGAACTTACGTCTAGTAATCTCGATTGCTAAGAAGTACACAAACCGTGGTCTACAATTCCTGGATCTAATCCAAGAAGGTAACATCGGTCTGATGAAAGCGGTAGATAAGTTTGAATACCGTCGTGGTTACAAATTCTCTACTTACGCTACTTGGTGGATCCGTCAAGCAATCACTCGTTCGATTGCCGACCAAGCTCGTACTATCCGTATTCCGGTTCACATGATCGAAACGATCAACAAACTAAACCGTATCTCTCGTCAAATGCTACAAGAGATGGGTCGTGAACCACTTCCGGAAGAACTGGCTGAGCGCATGCAAATGCCTGAAGACAAGATCCGTAAAGTACTGAAAATCGCTAAAGAGCCAATCTCAATGGAGACACCAATCGGTGACGACGAAGATTCGCACCTAGGTGATTTCATCGAGGATACGACTCTAGAGCTGCCTTTAGACTCTGCAACGGCGACAAGCCTACGCGGTGCAACTAAAGACGTTCTTGCAGGTCTAACTCCTCGTGAAGCGAAAGTACTGCGTATGCGTTTCGGTATCGACATGAACACTGACCACACTCTTGAAGAAGTGGGTAAACAGTTCGACGTTACTCGTGAGCGTATCCGTCAGATCGAAGCGAAAGCACTGCGTAAACTTCGTCACCCAAGCCGCTCAGAAACTCTGCGTAGCTTCCTAGACGAGTAA
- the dnaG gene encoding DNA primase — MAGHIPRSFIDDLLARLDIVDIVDARVKLKKKGKNYGACCPFHNEKTPSFSVSQEKQFYHCFGCGVHGNAIDFIMEFERLDFVEAIEELASFLGLDVPREQRSGEISTAPRANSEQKRNLYDLMGGISNFYRSQLKISANKPAIDYLKNRGLSGEIVQKFGIGYVADEWDLVRKNFGQQKEAQDMLVTGGMLIENDKGNRYDRFRGRVMFPIRDRRGRVIGFGGRVLEDGTPKYLNSPETPIFHKGKELYGLYEVLQAYREPPQILVVEGYMDVVALAQYGVDYSVASLGTSTTGDHVQMLFRQTSTVVCCYDGDRAGKEAAWRALENALEYLKTGNTLKFLFLPDGEDPDSYIRENGQEAFEQLVQNATPLSTYLFDNLIEIHKLNLGTTEGKSALRAHASALINKIPDSYFQELLEKLLDERTGFDNQLRRARVHTKNPTPQPHKELKRTPMREVIALLIQNPSYADMVPDLSSVKGLQLPGLSLFVEVLDKCHAHPHINTGQLLEHWRHNKHEALLSRLASWEIPLDEDNQEDIFLDSLDNILAQCVEKQIENLQAKARSVGLSAEEKRELLALMLDLKA; from the coding sequence ATGGCAGGACACATCCCGCGTAGTTTCATCGATGATCTCCTAGCGCGTCTCGACATTGTCGATATTGTGGACGCACGCGTGAAACTTAAGAAAAAAGGCAAAAACTATGGTGCTTGTTGTCCATTTCACAACGAGAAGACCCCTTCTTTTAGCGTAAGCCAAGAAAAACAGTTTTATCACTGCTTTGGTTGTGGCGTGCATGGCAATGCCATCGACTTCATTATGGAGTTCGAACGTCTCGACTTTGTTGAAGCGATTGAAGAACTTGCCTCATTTTTAGGCCTTGATGTTCCTAGAGAACAGCGCAGTGGTGAAATATCCACGGCACCAAGAGCCAACAGCGAACAAAAACGTAACCTCTACGATTTGATGGGCGGCATCAGTAATTTTTACCGCTCTCAACTGAAAATATCAGCCAACAAACCTGCGATTGATTACCTAAAGAATCGTGGACTGTCTGGTGAAATCGTACAGAAGTTTGGCATTGGCTACGTCGCTGATGAATGGGACTTGGTTCGTAAGAACTTTGGGCAACAAAAAGAAGCCCAAGACATGCTCGTTACTGGCGGCATGTTGATAGAAAACGATAAAGGCAACCGATACGACCGATTCCGTGGGCGTGTCATGTTCCCGATTCGCGATCGTCGCGGTCGAGTGATTGGTTTTGGTGGTCGTGTCTTAGAAGACGGCACACCCAAATACCTGAACTCACCAGAAACGCCTATCTTCCATAAAGGCAAAGAGCTTTACGGCCTGTATGAAGTGCTTCAAGCCTACCGTGAACCGCCGCAAATACTTGTGGTTGAAGGTTACATGGATGTCGTGGCATTAGCGCAATATGGTGTTGATTACTCAGTGGCATCACTGGGCACCTCGACAACCGGTGACCACGTTCAAATGTTGTTCCGCCAAACCAGCACAGTGGTTTGTTGTTACGATGGTGACCGAGCAGGTAAAGAAGCGGCGTGGCGCGCACTCGAAAATGCGCTTGAATACCTGAAAACAGGTAACACGCTCAAGTTTCTGTTTTTACCCGACGGCGAAGACCCAGATAGCTATATAAGAGAGAATGGCCAAGAAGCCTTCGAACAACTGGTACAGAATGCGACACCGCTTTCTACTTACTTGTTCGACAATCTTATTGAGATACACAAGTTGAACTTGGGAACAACCGAAGGGAAGTCGGCACTGCGAGCACACGCAAGCGCCTTGATTAACAAAATCCCTGACAGTTATTTCCAAGAACTGCTCGAAAAATTATTGGATGAGCGTACTGGTTTTGATAACCAACTGAGACGAGCTCGTGTTCATACTAAGAACCCGACACCTCAACCGCATAAAGAGCTGAAGCGCACTCCAATGCGAGAAGTTATCGCTTTGCTTATCCAAAATCCGAGCTATGCTGATATGGTACCGGATTTATCAAGTGTCAAAGGCTTACAGTTGCCTGGACTAAGTTTATTCGTCGAAGTACTTGATAAATGCCACGCGCATCCCCATATCAACACAGGCCAATTATTAGAGCATTGGCGACACAATAAACACGAGGCCCTTCTGTCTCGTCTCGCGAGCTGGGAAATCCCCCTCGACGAAGACAATCAAGAAGACATATTTTTAGACTCATTGGACAATATACTTGCCCAATGCGTTGAAAAACAAATTGAAAACCTGCAGGCCAAAGCAAGAAGCGTCGGTTTATCAGCCGAAGAAAAAAGGGAGCTACTAGCTTTAATGCTAGATCTAAAAGCGTAA
- a CDS encoding GatB/YqeY domain-containing protein — protein sequence MALIEQLKEEQKLAMKAKDKPRLGTIRLALSAIKQREVDERITLNDDDIIAILVKMVKQRRDSVAQYESANRQDLADVEKAEITVLEGFMPQPLTEEEVVALLDSAIAEAQPAGMQDMGKVMAILKPQIQGRADMGKVSGLVRSKLA from the coding sequence ATGGCTCTTATTGAACAACTCAAAGAAGAGCAAAAATTAGCGATGAAAGCCAAGGACAAACCGCGCCTTGGCACTATCCGCTTAGCTCTTTCAGCAATTAAGCAACGTGAAGTTGACGAACGGATCACTCTGAACGACGACGACATAATTGCTATATTAGTTAAAATGGTTAAGCAACGTCGCGATTCTGTTGCTCAATATGAATCAGCAAATCGTCAAGATCTTGCTGACGTGGAAAAAGCAGAAATTACTGTACTTGAAGGCTTTATGCCTCAACCGTTAACTGAAGAAGAAGTTGTTGCACTACTTGATAGCGCAATCGCGGAAGCTCAACCTGCGGGCATGCAAGACATGGGTAAAGTAATGGCTATCTTGAAACCACAAATTCAAGGGCGTGCAGATATGGGAAAAGTTAGTGGTTTAGTTCGTTCTAAACTCGCTTAA
- the rpsU gene encoding 30S ribosomal protein S21, with amino-acid sequence MPIVKVRENEPFDVALRRFKRSCEKAGILSEVRRREHYEKPTTVRKRAKAAAQKRHAKKLARENARRVRLY; translated from the coding sequence ATGCCAATAGTTAAAGTACGTGAAAACGAACCGTTCGACGTTGCACTACGTCGTTTCAAGCGCTCTTGTGAAAAAGCAGGTATCCTTTCTGAAGTGCGTCGTCGTGAGCATTACGAAAAGCCAACTACAGTTCGCAAACGCGCTAAAGCAGCAGCTCAAAAGCGTCACGCTAAGAAGCTAGCTCGCGAAAACGCACGTCGCGTTCGCCTGTACTAA
- the tsaD gene encoding tRNA (adenosine(37)-N6)-threonylcarbamoyltransferase complex transferase subunit TsaD: MRIIGIETSCDETGIAIYDDEQGLLSHQLYSQVKLHADYGGVVPELASRDHVKKTIPLIKAALAEANLTSKDIDGVAYTAGPGLVGALLVGATIGRSIAYAWGVPAVPVHHMEGHLLAPMLEDNPPPFPFVALLVSGGHTMMVEVKGIGEYRILGESIDDAAGEAFDKTAKLMGLDYPGGPLLSRLAEKGTQGRFKFPRPMTDRPGLDMSFSGLKTFAANTIRANDNDDQTRADIAYAFQEAVCATLVIKCKRALAETGMKRIVIAGGVSANKQLRIELEALAKKIGGEVYYPRTEFCTDNGAMIAYAGMQRLKNGETADLSVHATPRWPIDQLEPIA; this comes from the coding sequence ATGCGCATTATTGGTATTGAAACCTCTTGTGATGAGACAGGAATTGCGATTTATGATGATGAGCAAGGCCTGCTTTCTCATCAATTATACAGCCAAGTGAAGCTGCACGCCGATTATGGTGGTGTGGTTCCTGAGTTGGCATCGCGTGACCACGTAAAAAAGACCATCCCACTGATTAAAGCGGCATTGGCTGAAGCTAATCTAACGTCAAAAGACATTGATGGTGTGGCTTACACTGCAGGACCCGGTTTAGTCGGCGCTCTTCTGGTTGGCGCAACGATCGGTCGCAGTATCGCTTATGCTTGGGGTGTACCAGCTGTACCTGTTCACCACATGGAAGGTCACCTTCTTGCTCCTATGCTAGAAGATAACCCGCCACCATTCCCATTTGTTGCTCTGCTGGTTTCTGGCGGACATACCATGATGGTAGAAGTGAAAGGCATCGGTGAGTATCGAATCCTTGGTGAATCGATTGATGATGCTGCCGGTGAAGCATTTGATAAAACCGCGAAGCTGATGGGCTTAGATTACCCAGGTGGCCCGTTGCTGTCTCGTTTAGCAGAAAAAGGCACACAAGGTCGTTTTAAATTCCCGCGTCCAATGACCGATCGTCCAGGACTCGATATGAGCTTTTCTGGTCTAAAAACATTTGCTGCGAACACCATTCGTGCGAATGACAACGACGATCAGACGCGCGCTGATATCGCTTACGCTTTCCAAGAAGCCGTTTGTGCGACCTTGGTAATTAAATGTAAGCGTGCCTTGGCGGAAACGGGCATGAAACGTATAGTGATTGCTGGTGGTGTCAGTGCCAACAAACAGCTACGTATTGAGCTTGAAGCGCTGGCGAAGAAAATCGGTGGTGAGGTTTACTACCCGCGAACTGAGTTCTGTACTGATAACGGTGCCATGATTGCCTACGCTGGTATGCAACGCCTTAAAAATGGTGAAACGGCTGATTTGTCTGTTCATGCCACGCCGCGTTGGCCAATTGACCAACTAGAGCCAATTGCTTAA
- a CDS encoding alpha/beta fold hydrolase — MNKFTVDNQSMTYLDEGQGPVVVFGHSYLWDSAMWQPQVEALKAQYRCIVPELWSHGESQAAPNSMRNLKDYAQHVLDLLDHLKIEEFSVVGLSVGGMWGTELAELAPARIKSLVLMDTFVGLEPEVAHAKYFSMLDTITQTKMVPQPIVEAVVPLFFANDAQTNSPALVESFTQHLSELQGDRAEEVARIGRMVFGRRDMIEAVENFALPVLIAVGQEDKPRPALESYLMHDCITGSELVVIPGAGHISSLEQPEFVNTMLKTFLDKHLL, encoded by the coding sequence ATGAATAAGTTCACTGTAGATAACCAGTCGATGACGTACCTAGATGAAGGTCAGGGCCCTGTTGTTGTATTCGGTCACAGCTATCTTTGGGATAGTGCAATGTGGCAGCCACAGGTTGAGGCTCTAAAAGCTCAGTATCGCTGCATTGTTCCAGAGCTTTGGTCTCATGGTGAATCACAAGCGGCGCCGAATTCGATGCGTAACTTGAAAGATTACGCTCAGCATGTTTTGGATCTACTTGATCATTTGAAAATCGAAGAGTTTTCTGTTGTCGGTCTATCGGTTGGCGGTATGTGGGGAACAGAACTAGCGGAGTTAGCACCTGCACGAATCAAGTCTTTGGTACTTATGGATACCTTTGTTGGTTTAGAGCCAGAAGTTGCCCATGCTAAATACTTCAGCATGTTAGACACCATTACTCAAACCAAAATGGTTCCTCAACCGATTGTTGAAGCCGTGGTTCCACTGTTCTTTGCCAATGATGCTCAAACAAACTCACCAGCTTTGGTTGAGAGCTTTACTCAGCATTTGTCTGAACTTCAAGGTGATAGAGCAGAAGAAGTGGCACGAATCGGTCGAATGGTGTTCGGGCGTCGCGATATGATTGAAGCGGTGGAGAACTTTGCACTGCCAGTTTTGATTGCGGTTGGACAAGAAGACAAACCGCGTCCGGCACTGGAGTCATACCTAATGCACGATTGTATTACCGGCAGTGAGTTGGTTGTAATTCCTGGAGCTGGTCATATTAGCTCGCTAGAGCAACCTGAGTTTGTGAACACAATGCTGAAGACGTTTTTAGATAAGCATCTACTGTAA
- the plsY gene encoding glycerol-3-phosphate 1-O-acyltransferase PlsY: MTPLALIMIIAAYLLGSISSAVLICRVLRLPDPRTVGSNNPGATNVLRVGGKAAAAAVLLCDMLKGTIPVWLGYYLKIDPIILGVVAIAACLGHMYPIFFHFKGGKGVATALGAIAPIGFDLTGMIMATWLVVAFLFRYSSLAALVTVLLAPFYAWLVKPQYTLPVAMLCCLIVLRHHQNIRRLLDGSEPKLGQKKSA; encoded by the coding sequence ATGACCCCTTTGGCTCTCATCATGATCATTGCTGCCTATTTGCTAGGTTCAATCTCGAGTGCGGTCTTGATATGCCGAGTTTTAAGACTCCCTGATCCTCGAACGGTAGGTTCTAACAACCCTGGAGCAACCAATGTTCTGCGTGTTGGCGGTAAAGCCGCAGCTGCTGCCGTCCTTTTGTGTGACATGCTTAAAGGTACCATTCCAGTCTGGCTTGGCTACTACCTCAAAATCGACCCGATCATTTTAGGTGTTGTCGCGATAGCGGCGTGTCTTGGTCATATGTATCCAATCTTCTTCCACTTCAAAGGTGGTAAAGGCGTCGCAACCGCACTAGGAGCCATCGCCCCAATTGGATTCGATTTAACAGGCATGATCATGGCGACTTGGTTGGTGGTAGCATTTTTGTTTCGCTACTCTTCGTTAGCGGCACTGGTTACCGTCTTGCTTGCGCCTTTCTACGCTTGGTTAGTCAAACCACAATACACGCTGCCAGTAGCCATGCTGTGTTGCTTAATTGTGTTACGTCACCATCAGAATATCCGCCGCCTTCTCGATGGCAGCGAGCCAAAACTTGGACAAAAAAAATCGGCTTAA
- the folB gene encoding dihydroneopterin aldolase, producing the protein MALDKVFIEQLEVITTIGVYDWEQEIKQKLVLDIEMAHDNRPAGKSDDVVDALDYSTVSTAVLDHIANGRFLLVERVAEEVAELIMTQFSVPWIKIRLAKPGAVPQAKAVGVIIERGQA; encoded by the coding sequence ATGGCACTGGATAAAGTTTTCATTGAACAGCTAGAAGTAATTACAACGATCGGTGTTTACGATTGGGAACAAGAGATTAAACAAAAACTTGTGCTTGATATTGAAATGGCTCATGACAATCGCCCTGCGGGTAAAAGTGACGATGTGGTTGATGCTTTGGACTATTCGACGGTAAGTACTGCTGTGCTGGATCATATTGCTAATGGCCGTTTCCTATTAGTGGAGCGCGTGGCGGAAGAAGTGGCTGAATTGATCATGACTCAATTCTCAGTGCCTTGGATTAAAATCCGTCTGGCGAAACCAGGTGCTGTGCCTCAAGCAAAAGCTGTGGGCGTAATCATCGAAAGAGGTCAGGCATGA
- the folK gene encoding 2-amino-4-hydroxy-6-hydroxymethyldihydropteridine diphosphokinase: MTIAYVGVGTNIDRNKHAKVAWTELQSLGTNLKCSKIYHCEPVGFKSHSFYNFVIELDTPLSLTEFSQQLRKIEFKWGRSQDAHKLQDRKLDLDIVLFGEAVSASDPELPRSDIYKYPFVTQPLYDLCPARVIPQDGRTVGEIWQNMQQLDSLSVVDIKL; the protein is encoded by the coding sequence ATGACAATAGCCTATGTTGGTGTTGGCACGAACATAGACCGCAACAAGCATGCAAAGGTGGCATGGACTGAGCTTCAATCGTTAGGGACTAACCTTAAATGCTCTAAAATCTATCACTGTGAGCCTGTTGGGTTTAAAAGCCACTCGTTTTATAACTTTGTGATAGAGCTTGATACTCCGTTGTCATTGACGGAGTTTTCACAACAGTTGCGTAAAATTGAGTTTAAATGGGGTCGCTCTCAAGATGCTCATAAACTTCAAGACCGTAAACTCGATCTTGATATCGTGCTGTTTGGTGAGGCGGTTTCTGCGAGTGATCCAGAATTACCTCGCAGTGACATCTATAAATATCCTTTTGTAACACAACCACTTTATGATCTTTGTCCTGCGAGAGTGATCCCGCAAGACGGAAGAACCGTCGGTGAAATATGGCAGAATATGCAGCAATTAGACTCGCTCTCTGTCGTAGACATAAAACTATAA